A region from the Enterobacter roggenkampii genome encodes:
- a CDS encoding amino acid ABC transporter permease → MTEQLDFSALWPHWPALLAGLWVTIQLTVMATVGGLATGIVGAAIRSGRTTWFSRIWGAYVEIIRNTPFVVQLFFIVFGLPNLGLKMTAGEAALLAMVVNLGAYSTEIIRAGIQVTPKGQWEAGRVLGLTRLQTFIRVVLPPALQRIYPALVSQCIIVMLGSSVVSQVSYEELTFAANLIQSRTFLSFEVYLVTTGIYLALSITLRQLMMAAGRKWLGVQA, encoded by the coding sequence ATGACGGAGCAACTTGATTTTTCAGCCCTCTGGCCGCACTGGCCGGCGCTGCTGGCGGGATTGTGGGTCACCATTCAGCTGACGGTGATGGCGACCGTCGGCGGGCTGGCAACAGGGATTGTCGGGGCGGCGATCCGCAGCGGACGCACCACCTGGTTTAGCCGGATCTGGGGCGCGTACGTGGAAATCATCCGCAACACGCCGTTTGTGGTGCAGCTGTTTTTCATCGTCTTCGGCCTGCCGAATCTGGGCCTGAAGATGACGGCGGGGGAAGCGGCGCTATTGGCCATGGTGGTGAACCTGGGCGCGTACAGCACCGAGATTATCCGCGCGGGCATTCAGGTCACGCCGAAAGGGCAGTGGGAGGCCGGGCGCGTGCTGGGGCTGACCCGTCTGCAGACCTTTATTCGCGTGGTGCTGCCGCCCGCGCTGCAGCGCATTTACCCGGCGCTGGTGAGCCAGTGCATCATCGTGATGCTCGGCTCGTCGGTGGTGTCGCAGGTCTCGTATGAAGAGCTGACCTTCGCCGCCAACCTGATCCAGTCCAGAACGTTTCTGAGCTTTGAGGTTTATCTGGTGACCACCGGGATTTACCTGGCGCTGTCGATTACCCTGCGCCAGCTGATGATGGCGGCAGGACGCAAATGGCTGGGGGTGCAGGCATGA
- a CDS encoding amino acid ABC transporter permease, whose product MTTFTDWDIIRNLLLAGRWTVLLSLVAFVGGAVVTLPLLLLRLTGGRTVKRIIRGYIELFQGTPLLMQLFLAFFGVALFGIDVSPWTAASLALTFYTSAFLLDIWYGSIRALPKGQWEASRCLGLTFGQTLFRVVAPQALRIGIAPTVGFAVQVIKGTALASIIGFVELTKAGTMLTNVTYQPFKVFALVALGYFILCYPLSRYSRYLETKFNASHHH is encoded by the coding sequence ATGACCACCTTTACCGACTGGGACATTATTCGCAACCTGCTGCTGGCCGGACGCTGGACGGTGCTGCTGTCGCTGGTGGCGTTTGTCGGCGGGGCGGTGGTAACGCTGCCGCTCCTGCTGCTGCGCCTGACGGGCGGGCGCACGGTGAAGCGCATCATCCGCGGCTATATTGAGCTGTTTCAGGGCACGCCGCTGCTGATGCAGCTGTTCCTGGCCTTCTTCGGCGTGGCGCTGTTCGGCATCGACGTCTCGCCGTGGACCGCCGCCTCGCTGGCGCTGACGTTTTACACCAGCGCGTTTCTGCTCGATATCTGGTACGGCAGCATTCGCGCGCTGCCGAAGGGGCAGTGGGAAGCGTCGCGCTGTCTGGGGCTGACCTTTGGACAGACCCTGTTTCGCGTGGTCGCTCCGCAGGCGCTGCGCATCGGCATTGCGCCGACGGTCGGCTTTGCCGTGCAGGTGATCAAAGGCACCGCGCTGGCGTCGATCATCGGCTTTGTCGAGCTGACCAAGGCCGGGACCATGCTGACCAACGTGACCTATCAGCCGTTTAAGGTCTTTGCGCTGGTGGCGCTGGGCTACTTTATTCTGTGTTATCCGCTGTCGCGCTACAGCCGCTATCTGGAGACGAAATTCAATGCCTCTCATCACCATTAA
- a CDS encoding amino acid ABC transporter ATP-binding protein — protein sequence MPLITINQVQKYYGDNHVLKGVDLDIDMGQVISIIGRSGSGKSTLLRCINGLEGYQDGSIKLGGMTITDRDSQAREISRSVGMVFQSFNLFPHMTALENVMLAPRRVLKKSAAECRELAQRMLEKVGLGDRLDYYPSSLSGGQQQRVAIARALAMSPKVLLCDEITSALDPELVGEVLKVLEQLAAEGMTLILVTHEMNFAREVGDRVVFMHQGKVWEQGDSKTLFANPQTTELKQFISSVRGLN from the coding sequence ATGCCTCTCATCACCATTAATCAGGTGCAGAAGTACTACGGCGATAACCACGTGCTCAAGGGCGTCGATCTGGATATCGACATGGGCCAGGTGATCTCCATCATCGGGCGCAGCGGATCGGGCAAAAGCACGCTGCTGCGCTGCATCAACGGCCTTGAAGGCTATCAGGACGGCAGCATCAAGCTGGGCGGCATGACCATTACCGACCGGGATTCCCAGGCGCGTGAAATCAGCCGCTCGGTCGGGATGGTGTTCCAGAGCTTCAACCTGTTCCCGCACATGACGGCGCTGGAGAACGTGATGCTCGCCCCGCGTCGGGTGCTGAAGAAAAGCGCCGCCGAATGCCGCGAATTGGCCCAGCGCATGCTGGAGAAAGTGGGGCTTGGCGATCGTCTGGATTACTACCCGTCGAGCCTGTCCGGCGGCCAGCAGCAGCGCGTGGCGATTGCCCGCGCGCTGGCGATGTCGCCGAAAGTGTTACTCTGCGACGAGATCACCTCCGCCCTCGACCCGGAGCTGGTGGGCGAAGTGCTCAAGGTGCTGGAGCAGCTGGCAGCCGAGGGGATGACGCTCATACTGGTTACCCATGAAATGAATTTTGCCCGCGAAGTGGGCGACCGCGTGGTGTTTATGCACCAGGGGAAAGTCTGGGAGCAGGGCGACAGCAAAACGCTGTTCGCCAACCCGCAGACCACGGAACTGAAGCAGTTCATCTCCTCCGTGCGCGGCCTCAACTGA
- a CDS encoding pyridoxal-phosphate-dependent aminotransferase family protein produces the protein MDIAHFPQINPPQRLLMGPGPINADPRVLRAMSSQLIGQYDPAMTHYMNEVMALYRGVFRTENRWTMLVDGTSRAGIEAILVSAIRPGDKVLVPVFGRFGHLLCEIARRCRAEVHTIEVPWGEVFTPDQVEDAIKRIRPRLLLTVQGDTSTTMLQPLAELGAICRRYDVLFYTDATASLGGNALETDAWGLDAVSAGMQKCLGGPSGTSPITLSARMEEAIRRRKCVEEGIRTDAHRDGDEEMIYSNYFDLGMVMDYWGPERLNHHTEATTALFGARECARLILQEGLDNGIARHRLHGDALLKGIQAMGLETFGDLKHKMNNVLGVVIPQGVNGDQVRKLMLEDFGIEIGTSFGPLQGKVWRIGTMGYNARKDCVMTTLSALESVLNYLKFTTTQGAAMQAAWDHYRRETPQ, from the coding sequence ATGGATATCGCACACTTTCCGCAAATCAACCCGCCGCAGCGCCTGCTGATGGGGCCGGGCCCGATCAACGCCGACCCGCGCGTGCTGCGCGCCATGTCGAGCCAGCTGATCGGCCAGTACGATCCGGCCATGACACACTACATGAACGAGGTGATGGCGCTCTATCGCGGCGTGTTCCGCACCGAAAACCGCTGGACGATGCTGGTGGACGGCACCTCCCGCGCGGGGATTGAAGCCATTCTGGTCTCCGCCATTCGCCCGGGAGATAAGGTGCTGGTGCCGGTGTTTGGCCGCTTTGGTCACCTGCTGTGCGAAATTGCCCGCCGCTGCCGCGCGGAGGTGCATACCATCGAAGTACCGTGGGGCGAGGTGTTTACCCCGGACCAGGTGGAGGATGCGATTAAGCGTATTCGTCCGCGCCTGCTGCTGACCGTGCAGGGTGACACCTCCACCACCATGCTGCAGCCGCTCGCCGAGCTTGGGGCCATCTGCCGCCGCTACGACGTGCTGTTCTACACCGACGCCACCGCGTCGCTCGGCGGCAACGCGCTGGAGACCGACGCCTGGGGGCTTGACGCCGTCTCGGCCGGGATGCAGAAGTGCCTCGGCGGCCCGTCGGGCACGTCGCCGATCACCCTGAGCGCGCGGATGGAAGAGGCAATCCGTCGCCGCAAGTGCGTGGAGGAGGGTATTCGCACCGACGCCCACCGCGACGGCGACGAGGAGATGATCTACTCCAACTACTTCGATCTCGGCATGGTGATGGACTACTGGGGGCCGGAGCGGCTGAACCACCACACCGAAGCGACCACCGCACTGTTTGGCGCTCGCGAATGCGCGCGACTGATCCTGCAGGAGGGGCTGGATAACGGCATCGCCCGCCACAGGCTGCACGGCGATGCGCTGCTGAAGGGCATTCAGGCGATGGGGCTGGAGACCTTCGGCGACCTGAAGCACAAGATGAACAACGTGCTGGGCGTGGTGATACCGCAGGGCGTCAACGGCGACCAGGTGCGCAAGCTGATGCTGGAGGATTTCGGGATTGAAATCGGCACCTCGTTTGGCCCGCTGCAAGGCAAAGTGTGGCGCATTGGCACCATGGGCTACAACGCGCGCAAGGACTGCGTGATGACTACCCTGAGCGCGCTGGAGTCGGTGCTGAACTACCTCAAATTCACTACCACCCAGGGGGCCGCCATGCAGGCCGCGTGGGACCACTATCGTCGCGAGACGCCGCAATGA
- the hpxK gene encoding allantoate amidohydrolase → MSPAAERVMARADALAAISETPDGLTRVYLSTQHLQANQLVGEWMRQAGMTVWQDSVGNICGRYEGAQEGAQAVLLGSHLDTVRNAGRYDGMLGVLTAIEVVDSLHQQGRHLAQAIEIVGFGDEEGTRFGITLLGSRGLTGTWPQGWLETCDAQGISVAQAMVQAGLDPTRVALAARHQEDFSACLELHIEQGPCLEQEGLALGVVEAINGARRLNCRFTGEAGHAGTVPMNHRKDALAAAAEWMVLIENTTRQQGGNRVATVGELRCLPGAVNVIPGEVALSLDIRGPQDAPLDALLAELLAQAQAIAARRGLSFSAEEFYRIAATPCDARMQRLLGDAVESVQGRSLSLPSGAGHDTIALAERWPVGMLFVRCKGGISHHPAESVMAEDVALAIEAFGQAVRALGAI, encoded by the coding sequence ATGAGCCCGGCGGCAGAGCGGGTGATGGCGCGCGCCGACGCGCTGGCCGCCATCAGCGAAACCCCGGACGGCCTGACGCGGGTCTATCTCTCCACGCAGCATCTCCAGGCCAACCAGCTGGTTGGAGAGTGGATGCGCCAGGCGGGCATGACCGTCTGGCAGGACAGCGTGGGCAATATCTGTGGACGCTACGAGGGCGCGCAGGAGGGGGCGCAGGCGGTGCTGCTCGGCTCGCATCTGGACACCGTACGCAACGCCGGGCGCTACGACGGCATGCTCGGGGTGCTCACCGCCATCGAAGTGGTGGATAGCCTGCACCAGCAGGGGCGGCATCTGGCGCAGGCCATCGAGATTGTCGGCTTTGGCGACGAAGAGGGAACCCGTTTTGGCATCACCCTGCTGGGCAGCCGTGGTCTGACGGGCACCTGGCCGCAGGGCTGGCTGGAGACGTGCGATGCCCAGGGCATCAGCGTGGCGCAGGCGATGGTGCAGGCGGGGCTCGATCCCACTCGCGTGGCGCTCGCGGCACGCCATCAGGAGGATTTCAGCGCCTGTCTGGAACTGCATATCGAACAGGGACCGTGTCTGGAGCAGGAAGGGCTGGCGCTGGGCGTGGTGGAAGCCATCAACGGCGCGCGCCGCCTCAACTGCCGCTTCACCGGCGAGGCCGGGCACGCCGGTACCGTGCCGATGAACCATCGTAAGGATGCTCTGGCCGCCGCCGCCGAGTGGATGGTGCTGATTGAAAACACCACCCGGCAGCAGGGCGGCAACCGGGTGGCGACGGTCGGAGAACTGCGCTGCCTGCCCGGCGCGGTCAACGTCATCCCCGGCGAGGTTGCGCTCTCGCTGGATATTCGCGGCCCGCAGGATGCCCCGCTGGACGCGCTGCTCGCTGAACTGCTGGCGCAGGCGCAGGCGATCGCCGCCCGTCGCGGGCTGAGCTTCAGCGCCGAGGAGTTTTACCGGATCGCCGCCACGCCGTGCGATGCGCGTATGCAGCGCCTGCTGGGCGACGCGGTTGAATCGGTGCAGGGGCGCTCGTTATCCCTGCCCAGCGGCGCCGGGCATGACACCATCGCCCTGGCGGAACGCTGGCCGGTGGGGATGCTGTTTGTGCGCTGTAAGGGCGGGATAAGCCACCATCCGGCGGAATCGGTGATGGCTGAGGATGTTGCCCTGGCGATTGAGGCATTTGGGCAGGCGGTGAGAGCGCTTGGTGCGATCTGA
- a CDS encoding magnesium transporter yields MSYAIHNQNLAFNDSAVAQYMNTDFIVLDIALCVALAREQFFKKLKDDDIPSHIFIEDNGRLAGMVAVRKLLQTTDTVQPIKSLMISQFLQVKPEDERADVAGLLAHGDADVVPVVTHGKLVGCLTEREIAHLLEDDVTEDAQLQGATLPLEKPYLETSAFSLWKKRSVWLLLLFVAEAYTSSVIQHFEEALESAIALAFFIPLLIGTGGNSGTQITSTLVRAMALGEVHLRDVGRVLRKEMTTSLMIAVTLGIAGCIRAWMMGIGLEITLIVSLTLVCITLWSAIVSSVIPMVLKRCGIDPAVVSAPFIATLIDGTGLIIYFKIAQYTLGLE; encoded by the coding sequence ATGTCTTACGCTATTCACAACCAAAACCTGGCATTCAATGACAGCGCGGTCGCGCAATATATGAATACCGATTTTATCGTCCTCGATATTGCATTATGCGTGGCGCTGGCGCGCGAGCAATTCTTCAAAAAATTAAAAGACGATGATATTCCGTCGCATATTTTTATTGAAGACAATGGCCGCCTTGCGGGGATGGTTGCCGTGCGCAAGCTGCTACAGACCACAGATACCGTACAGCCAATTAAAAGCCTGATGATTTCGCAGTTTTTGCAGGTCAAACCGGAGGATGAACGTGCCGATGTTGCAGGGCTGCTGGCGCACGGCGACGCAGATGTCGTGCCCGTGGTGACCCACGGCAAACTCGTCGGCTGCCTGACCGAGCGCGAAATTGCCCATCTGCTGGAAGATGACGTCACCGAAGATGCCCAGCTTCAGGGGGCGACGCTGCCGCTGGAGAAGCCCTATCTGGAAACCAGCGCCTTCAGCCTGTGGAAGAAACGCTCCGTCTGGCTGCTGCTGCTGTTTGTCGCCGAAGCCTACACCAGCTCGGTCATTCAGCATTTTGAAGAGGCGCTGGAGTCCGCCATCGCGCTGGCATTCTTTATTCCGCTGCTGATCGGCACGGGCGGCAACAGCGGGACGCAGATCACCTCCACGCTGGTGCGCGCCATGGCGCTGGGTGAAGTTCATCTGCGCGACGTGGGCCGCGTGCTGCGCAAAGAGATGACCACCTCGCTGATGATTGCCGTGACGCTCGGCATTGCCGGGTGCATTCGCGCCTGGATGATGGGGATTGGGCTGGAGATTACGCTCATCGTCAGCCTGACGCTGGTGTGCATTACGCTGTGGAGTGCGATCGTGTCGTCGGTCATTCCGATGGTGCTCAAGCGCTGCGGCATTGACCCGGCGGTCGTCTCCGCGCCGTTTATCGCGACGCTGATCGACGGTACCGGGCTGATTATCTACTTTAAGATCGCGCAATATACGCTGGGGCTGGAGTGA
- a CDS encoding DedA family protein yields the protein MAWLDHLLNHFALYPAHLFALLFVMALSKSTVLISSVLPPASVMLLAGITVTQGSMHPALAWLAVVMGATAGSMLNYHIGQLMGHTRLVTRFTAKHAATFLRVQHQLQKNGVIALFTSRFLAVLRYVVPLAAGMLRLNAVKVYAVSLLSACAWAALYVGAVTGISAL from the coding sequence ATGGCGTGGCTTGATCATCTGCTGAATCATTTTGCGCTGTATCCGGCACATCTGTTCGCGCTGTTATTCGTGATGGCGCTGAGCAAATCCACGGTGCTGATCTCCTCCGTGCTGCCGCCCGCGTCGGTGATGTTGCTGGCGGGCATTACCGTCACCCAGGGGAGCATGCACCCGGCGCTGGCGTGGCTGGCCGTGGTGATGGGGGCGACGGCAGGTTCGATGCTGAATTACCATATCGGCCAGCTGATGGGGCACACCCGGCTGGTCACGCGCTTCACGGCGAAGCATGCCGCTACGTTTTTACGGGTCCAGCATCAGCTACAAAAGAACGGCGTCATCGCCCTGTTTACGTCGCGCTTTCTGGCGGTGTTGCGCTATGTCGTGCCGCTGGCGGCGGGGATGCTCAGGCTGAACGCCGTCAAAGTCTACGCCGTCAGCCTGCTTTCCGCCTGCGCGTGGGCGGCGCTGTATGTCGGCGCGGTCACCGGCATCAGCGCCTTGTGA
- a CDS encoding SDR family oxidoreductase: protein MGRLTDKYTLITGGTSGIGLATAQAFIAEGARVAVTGRNPDTLAEAERILGDKAWVIPTDAGDIASQKALAETLAARWPRLDAVFLNAGDVTHAPLEAWQEEAWDRLMNINLKGPFFLIQALLPLLNNPSSVILCGSVSARIGLPTSSVYAASKAALLSLARTLSAELLPRGIRVNGLSPGPVETPAFTKTGLSDEALNAMMAEIIKLVPLGRMGSTTELAKAALYLASDESSYTVGTELLVDGGMGSL from the coding sequence ATGGGTCGTTTAACCGATAAGTATACGTTGATTACCGGCGGCACCAGCGGCATCGGTCTTGCCACCGCGCAGGCGTTTATCGCCGAAGGCGCCCGCGTCGCCGTGACCGGACGCAACCCGGACACCCTCGCCGAAGCTGAGCGCATTCTGGGCGATAAGGCCTGGGTGATCCCGACCGATGCGGGCGATATCGCCTCGCAAAAAGCGCTGGCGGAAACCCTCGCCGCCCGCTGGCCGCGCCTGGACGCGGTGTTTCTCAACGCCGGCGACGTGACGCACGCGCCGCTGGAAGCCTGGCAGGAAGAGGCCTGGGACCGTCTGATGAACATCAACCTGAAGGGGCCGTTCTTTTTAATCCAGGCGCTGCTGCCGCTGCTGAACAACCCGTCCTCGGTGATCCTCTGCGGCTCCGTGAGCGCGCGCATCGGCCTGCCCACCAGCAGCGTGTATGCCGCGAGCAAGGCCGCCCTGCTGTCGCTGGCGCGCACGCTGTCGGCAGAGCTGCTGCCGCGCGGGATCCGCGTCAACGGCCTGAGCCCCGGTCCGGTGGAGACCCCGGCGTTTACGAAAACGGGCTTAAGCGACGAGGCGCTTAACGCGATGATGGCGGAAATCATCAAGCTGGTGCCGCTCGGCAGAATGGGCTCGACGACGGAGCTGGCAAAAGCCGCGCTCTATCTGGCCTCCGACGAGTCGAGCTACACGGTGGGAACGGAGCTGCTGGTGGACGGCGGAATGGGAAGTCTGTAA
- a CDS encoding winged helix-turn-helix transcriptional regulator, translated as MAEMLGECCEKKSEAYTCPMTQFVNLISGKWAIPILYRLIVINTPVRFGDLLRAAAPITQKELTKQLRLFEQRGLVTRTVYPEIPPRVEYQITGLGLTLQDALSPLAAWMSEYGDQLER; from the coding sequence ATGGCAGAAATGCTGGGTGAGTGCTGTGAAAAAAAATCTGAGGCCTATACCTGCCCGATGACGCAGTTTGTCAACCTGATATCCGGCAAATGGGCAATCCCGATCCTTTATCGTCTTATTGTGATTAACACGCCTGTCCGCTTTGGCGATTTGCTGCGGGCGGCTGCACCCATCACCCAGAAAGAGCTGACGAAGCAGCTGCGACTGTTTGAACAGCGCGGGCTGGTGACGCGGACGGTCTACCCGGAGATCCCGCCGCGCGTGGAGTATCAGATTACCGGGCTGGGGTTAACCCTGCAGGATGCACTCTCACCGCTGGCCGCCTGGATGAGCGAGTACGGCGACCAGCTGGAGCGTTAG
- a CDS encoding SDR family NAD(P)-dependent oxidoreductase — MTTQITTALITGASSGIGAVYADRLAARGANLVLVARREDRLKTLAADLRARYGVAVDILVADLTDEAGIRAVEEELRSNTAIDTLVNNAGTAQMAPFLAGEVAQHQAINTLNTTALMRLTYAILPRLARNNRGTLINIASVLSLHVRAGSALYSATKAWVLSFTRGLQEEFADSSVRIQAVLPAATATEIWSHSGVTVDDLPEGSVMTTDDMVDASLAGLDQGEPITIPPMHDVSLWDRYEAARLELFNSARTGIPAPRYVKQ, encoded by the coding sequence ATGACTACGCAAATCACCACCGCCCTGATCACGGGTGCCTCTTCCGGGATCGGTGCCGTCTATGCCGATCGCCTTGCCGCGCGCGGTGCCAACCTGGTCCTGGTCGCCCGCCGCGAGGATCGCCTGAAAACCCTCGCCGCCGACCTGCGCGCGCGCTACGGCGTGGCCGTTGATATTCTGGTGGCCGATCTCACCGATGAAGCCGGGATCCGCGCGGTGGAAGAGGAACTGCGCAGCAATACCGCCATTGATACGCTGGTTAACAACGCGGGCACCGCGCAGATGGCGCCGTTCCTCGCGGGCGAGGTGGCGCAGCATCAGGCCATCAATACCCTGAACACCACGGCGCTGATGCGGCTGACCTACGCCATTCTCCCGCGACTGGCGCGGAACAATCGCGGCACGCTGATCAATATCGCCTCGGTGTTATCGCTCCATGTCCGTGCGGGCAGCGCGCTCTACAGCGCCACCAAGGCCTGGGTACTGAGCTTTACCCGCGGACTGCAGGAAGAATTTGCCGACAGCAGCGTGCGCATTCAGGCCGTGCTGCCCGCCGCGACCGCGACGGAGATCTGGAGCCATTCTGGCGTCACGGTGGACGATCTGCCGGAAGGATCGGTGATGACCACCGACGATATGGTGGATGCGTCGCTGGCGGGTCTGGATCAGGGCGAACCGATCACCATCCCGCCGATGCATGACGTCAGCCTGTGGGACCGCTACGAAGCGGCACGCCTCGAGCTGTTTAACAGCGCGCGCACCGGCATCCCGGCTCCGCGCTACGTAAAGCAGTAG
- a CDS encoding winged helix-turn-helix transcriptional regulator, with protein MKRTRLEESTCPVARSLDIIGDWWSLLIVRDALRGIKRFGEFQKSLGIAKNMLTTRLKLLVDEGILRLQPASDGSAWQEYVLTDKGRALQTVLVALSQWGNEFLFAENECGTVLVDSEQRKPLRKLMLIADDGRELTPEEIVAKLPS; from the coding sequence GTGAAACGTACCCGCCTTGAAGAGAGCACCTGCCCCGTCGCCCGTTCGCTGGATATCATCGGCGACTGGTGGTCGCTGCTGATCGTTCGCGACGCGCTTCGCGGTATTAAACGCTTCGGCGAGTTTCAGAAAAGCCTCGGTATCGCGAAAAACATGCTGACCACGCGGCTCAAGCTGCTGGTGGACGAAGGCATCCTCCGGCTTCAGCCCGCCTCCGACGGCAGCGCCTGGCAGGAATACGTCCTGACCGACAAGGGACGCGCCCTGCAAACCGTGCTGGTTGCCTTGTCCCAGTGGGGCAATGAATTTTTGTTCGCGGAAAACGAATGCGGCACCGTTCTCGTCGATAGCGAACAGCGCAAACCGCTGCGAAAACTGATGCTTATCGCTGACGACGGGCGCGAACTGACGCCTGAAGAGATCGTGGCCAAACTCCCCTCCTGA
- the agp gene encoding bifunctional glucose-1-phosphatase/inositol phosphatase has product MRKALLALAVAGSISATFGVQAQETPEGYQLEQVLIMSRHNLRAPLANNGSVLEQSTPKQWPEWEVPGGQLTTKGGVLEVYMGHYMREWLAQQGMVKTGECPPADSVYAYANSLQRTVATAQFFITGAFPGCDLPVHHQEKMGTMDPTFNPVITDNSPEFREKALKAMESERQKMQLGESYKLLEQMTNYADSPSCKEKKVCSLADAKDTFSADYEKEPGVSGPLKVGNSLVDAFTLQYYEGFPADQVAWGEIKADQQWRVLSKLKNGYQDSLFTSTEVAQNVAKPLVKYIDKTLVTEQAKAPKITLLVGHDSNIASLLTALDFKPYQLHDQQERTPIGGKIVFQRWHDKNANQELMKIEYVYQSSEQLRNASVLSLQSPAQRVTLELKGCPVDANGFCPVDKFNAVMNNAAK; this is encoded by the coding sequence ATGAGAAAAGCACTACTCGCGCTGGCAGTCGCCGGTTCCATTTCAGCAACGTTTGGCGTACAGGCGCAAGAGACGCCGGAAGGGTATCAGCTGGAGCAAGTTTTAATCATGAGCCGTCACAACCTGCGCGCGCCGCTGGCCAATAACGGCAGCGTGCTGGAGCAGTCCACGCCGAAGCAGTGGCCGGAGTGGGAAGTGCCGGGCGGCCAGCTCACCACCAAAGGTGGCGTGCTGGAGGTGTATATGGGGCACTACATGCGCGAGTGGCTGGCGCAGCAGGGGATGGTGAAGACGGGAGAATGTCCACCGGCGGATAGCGTTTATGCTTACGCCAACAGCCTGCAGCGCACCGTCGCCACCGCGCAGTTCTTCATTACCGGCGCGTTCCCGGGCTGCGATCTGCCCGTGCACCATCAGGAAAAAATGGGCACCATGGACCCGACATTCAATCCGGTGATTACCGATAACTCGCCGGAATTCCGCGAAAAAGCGCTCAAGGCGATGGAGTCCGAGCGGCAGAAAATGCAGCTTGGTGAAAGCTACAAGCTGCTGGAGCAGATGACCAACTACGCCGACTCGCCGTCCTGCAAAGAGAAAAAGGTCTGCTCGCTGGCGGACGCGAAAGATACCTTCAGCGCCGACTATGAAAAAGAGCCTGGCGTATCCGGGCCGCTGAAGGTGGGCAACTCGCTGGTGGACGCGTTCACGCTGCAGTATTACGAAGGCTTCCCGGCCGACCAGGTCGCCTGGGGCGAAATCAAAGCCGACCAGCAGTGGCGCGTGCTGTCGAAGCTGAAAAACGGCTATCAGGACTCGCTGTTTACCTCTACCGAGGTGGCGCAAAACGTGGCGAAACCGCTGGTGAAGTATATCGATAAAACGCTGGTCACCGAGCAGGCGAAAGCGCCAAAGATCACCCTGCTGGTGGGGCATGATTCGAACATTGCTTCCCTGCTCACCGCCCTCGATTTCAAACCGTACCAGCTGCACGACCAGCAGGAGCGCACCCCGATTGGCGGCAAGATTGTCTTCCAGCGCTGGCATGACAAAAATGCCAACCAGGAGCTGATGAAAATTGAGTATGTCTATCAGAGCTCAGAGCAGCTGCGCAACGCCAGCGTGCTGTCGCTGCAGTCTCCGGCGCAGCGCGTGACGCTGGAGCTGAAGGGCTGCCCGGTGGATGCGAACGGCTTCTGTCCTGTTGATAAATTCAATGCGGTGATGAATAACGCGGCGAAGTAA
- a CDS encoding YccJ family protein — translation MPTQESKAHHVGEWASLRNTSPEIAEAIFEVAKYDEKLAEQIWEEGNDEVLVRAFEKTDKDSLFWGEQTIERKNV, via the coding sequence ATGCCAACTCAAGAATCCAAAGCTCACCACGTGGGCGAATGGGCAAGTTTACGCAACACCTCTCCGGAGATTGCCGAAGCTATCTTTGAAGTCGCGAAATACGATGAAAAGCTGGCCGAGCAGATTTGGGAAGAAGGCAACGATGAAGTGCTGGTGCGCGCCTTCGAAAAAACGGACAAAGACTCGCTCTTCTGGGGTGAGCAAACCATCGAACGTAAAAACGTTTAA
- the wrbA gene encoding NAD(P)H:quinone oxidoreductase, with the protein MAKVLVLYYSMYGHIETMAHAVAEGANRVDGVEVVVKRVPETMQAEAFAKAGGKTQNAPVATPQELADYDAIIFGTPTRFGNMSGQMRTFLDQTGGLWASGALYGKLASVFSSTGTGGGQEQTITSTWTTLAHHGMVIVPIGYGAQELFDISQVRGGTPYGATTIAGGDGSRQPSNEELSIARYQGEYVAGLAKKLNG; encoded by the coding sequence ATGGCAAAAGTTCTGGTGCTCTATTATTCCATGTATGGACACATTGAAACCATGGCTCACGCGGTAGCAGAAGGTGCAAACAGGGTTGACGGCGTTGAGGTTGTGGTGAAACGCGTACCGGAAACCATGCAGGCAGAAGCCTTCGCGAAAGCCGGGGGAAAAACACAAAACGCCCCGGTCGCCACCCCGCAGGAGCTGGCGGATTATGATGCCATTATCTTCGGCACCCCAACCCGCTTCGGCAATATGTCAGGCCAGATGCGCACCTTCCTCGATCAAACCGGCGGACTTTGGGCATCCGGGGCGCTCTACGGCAAACTCGCCAGCGTATTCAGCTCTACCGGGACCGGCGGCGGTCAGGAGCAGACGATTACCTCAACCTGGACTACCCTTGCTCATCACGGGATGGTGATTGTGCCAATTGGCTACGGCGCGCAGGAGCTGTTTGATATTTCCCAGGTGCGCGGCGGTACGCCGTACGGTGCAACCACCATTGCCGGTGGGGATGGTTCACGCCAGCCAAGCAATGAAGAACTGTCTATCGCCCGCTATCAGGGTGAATACGTCGCGGGTCTGGCCAAAAAACTCAACGGCTAA